A stretch of the Vitis riparia cultivar Riparia Gloire de Montpellier isolate 1030 chromosome 13, EGFV_Vit.rip_1.0, whole genome shotgun sequence genome encodes the following:
- the LOC117928613 gene encoding pleiotropic drug resistance protein 2-like, producing the protein MAAALAGDDLARSMSSRRKSLASGSRRSWASASILEVLSAQGDVFPSRREDDEEELKWAAIERLPTFERLRKGMLKQVLDDGKVVHEEVDFTNLGMQERKHLIESILKVVEEDNEKFLLRLRERTDRVGVEIPKIEVRFEHLSVEGDAYVGTRALPTLLNSTMNLIEGILGLIRLSSSKKRAVKILKDVSGIVKPSRMTLLLGPPASGKTTLLQALAGKMDKDLRMEGKITYCGHELSEFVPQRTCAYISQHDLHHGEMTVRETLDFSGRCLGVGTRYELLAELSRREKESAIKPDPEIDAFMKATAMAGQETSLVTDYVLKMLGLDICADIVVGDDMRRGISGGEKKRVTTGEMLVGPAKALFMDEISTGLDSSTTFQIVKFMRQMVHIMEVTMIISLLQPAPETYDLFDAIILLCEGQIVYQGPRENILEFFESVGFKCPKRKGVADFLQEVTSRKEQEQYWFRHNEPYKYISVPEFVEHFNSFHIGQKLSDDLGIPYNKSRTHPAALVTEKYGISNWELFKACFAREWLLMKRNSFIYIFKTTQITIMSVIAMTVFFRTEMKHGQLQDGVKFYGALFYSLINVMFNGMAELALTIFRLPVFFKQRDFLFYPAWAFALPIWVLRIPLSLMESGIWIILTYYTIGFAPSASRFFRQLLAFFGVHQMALSLFRFIAALGRTQIVANTLGTFTLLLVFVLGGFIVAKDDIEPWMIWGYYASPMTYGQNALVINEFLDDRWSAPNIDQRIPEPTVGKALLKARGMFVDGYWYWICVGALMGFSLLFNICFIVALTYLDPLGDSKSVIIDEDNEEKSEKQFYSNKPHDLTTPERNSATAPMSEGIDMEVRKTRESTKSVVKDANHAPTKRGMVLPFQPLSLAFEHVNYYVDMPAGMKSQGIEADRLQLLRDASGAFRPGIQIALVGVSGAGKTTLMDVLAGRKTGGYIEGSISISGYPKNQATFARISGYCEQNDIHSPNVTVYESLVYSAWLRLAPDVKKETRQVFVEEVMELVELHPLRDALVGLPGIHGLSTEQRKRLTVGVELVANPSILFMDEPTTGLDARAAAVVMRTVRNTVDTGRTVVCTIHQPSIDIFEAFDELLLMKRGGQIIYAGALGRNSHKLVEYFEAVPGVPKIRDGQNPATWMLEISSAAVEAQLGVDFAEIYAKSELYQRNQELIKELSTPSPGSKDLYFPTKYSQSFITQCKACFWKQHWSYWRNPPYNAIRFFLTIIIGVLFGVIFWNKGEQTDKEQDLINLLGAMFSAVFFLGATNTSSVQPVVAIERTVFYRERAAGMYSALPYAFAQVAIEAIYVAIQTLVYCLLLYSMMGFYWRVDKFLWFYYYLLMCFIYFTLYGMMIVALTPNHQIAAIVMSFFLSFWNLFSGFLIPRMQIPIWWRWYYWASPVAWTIYGLVTSQVGDKEDPVQVPGAGVKSVKLYLKEALGFEYDFLGAVALAHIGWVLLFLFVFAYGIKFLNFQRR; encoded by the exons ATGGCTGCAGCATTGGCTGGGGATGATCTAGCAAGGTCCATGAGCAGCAGGCGCAAAAGTTTAGCGTCTGGAAGTAGGCGAAGTTGGGCTTCTGCGAGTATTCTTGAGGTGTTGTCAGCACAAGGTGATGTTTTTCCGAGtaggagagaggatgatgaggaAGAGTTGAAGTGGGCGGCCATTGAAAGGCTTCCAACCTTTGAGCGGTTGAGGAAGGGGATGCTTAAGCAAGTTTTGGATGATGGGAAGGTTGTCCATGAAGAAGTTGACTTCACCAATCTTGGTATGCAGGAGAGGAAGCATCTCATAGAGAGTATACTTAAGGTTGTTGAAGAAGATAATGAGAAGTTCCTTCTCAGGCTCAGGGAAAGGACTGATAG GGTTGGGGTTGAGATACCAAAAATCGAAGTCCGGTTTGAGCATTTATCAGTGGAAGGAGACGCATATGTTGGAACCAGGGCACTTCCTACTCTGCTCAATTCTACCATGAACTTAATAGAG GGAATACTTGGACTGATTAGGCTTTCCTCATCCAAGAAAAGGGCAGTCAAGATACTAAAAGATGTGAGTGGGATCGTGAAACCATCAAG AATGACTCTGCTTCTGGGACCTCCAGCCTCAGGGAAAACTACCCTGCTGCAGGCGCTTGCTGGGAAGATGGACAAAGATCTAAGG ATGGAAGGAAAAATCACATACTGTGGTCATGAATTATCAGAGTTTGTTCCTCAGAGAACATGTGCTTACATTAGCCAGCATGATCTGCACCATGGTGAGATGACAGTTAGGGAAACGTTGGACTTCTCAGGACGATGTTTGGGAGTTGGAACCAGATATGAACTACTAGCAGAATTGTCAAGACGAGAAAAAGAATCTGCAATTAAGCCAGATCCTGAGATAGATGCATTCATGAAAGCAACAGCAATGGCAGGCCAAGAAACTAGTTTGGTTACAGATTATGTGCTCAAG ATGCTGGGATTAGATATCTGCGCTGACATTGTGGTGGGAGATGATATGAGAAGGGGCATTTCTGGTGGAGAAAAGAAGCGTGTTACTACTG GAGAAATGTTGGTTGGACCAGCAAAGGCTCTTTTCATGGATGAAATATCAACTGGTCTGGACAGTTCCACCACTTTTCAGATTGTCAAGTTTATGAGGCAGATGGTTCATATCATGGAAGTAACCATGATAATCTCTCTTCTCCAACCTGCACCTGAAACTTATGATCTTTTTGATGCCATTATCTTACTATGTGAGGGTCAGATTGTGTACCAAGGTCCCCGTGAAAACATCCTTGAGTTCTTTGAAAGCGTGGGTTTCAAATGCCCGAAAAGAAAAGGAGTTGCAGACTTCTTGCAAGAGGTGACTTCCAGAAAGGAACAAGAACAATACTGGTTCAGACACAATGAACCTTACAAATATATCTCAGTGCCCGAGTTTGTAGAACATTTCAACTCTTTCCACATTGGCCAGAAGCTTTCAGACGACCTTGGAATCCCTTACAATAAGAGCAGAACCCATCCTGCAGCATTGGTGACAGAAAAGTATGGAATCTCCAACTGGGAACTCTTCAAGGCATGCTTTGCCAGGGAGTGGCTATTGATGAAGCGCAACTCTTTTATATACATATTCAAGACAACCCAGATTACAATCATGTCAGTAATTGCCATGACAGTGTTCTTCAGAACAGAAATGAAGCATGGCCAACTGCAAGATGGAGTAAAATTCTATGGGGCTCTGTTTTATAGTCTTATAAATGTAATGTTTAACGGAATGGCAGAGCTTGCATTGACTATTTTCAGGCTCCCAGTGTTTTTTAAGCAGAGGGATTTCTTGTTTTACCCGGCATGGGCTTTTGCATTACCAATTTGGGTCCTTAGGATCCCCTTGTCACTCATGGAGTCAGGGATATGGATCATTCTCACGTATTACACTATTGGGTTTGCCCCTTCTGCTAGTAG GTTTTTCCGTCAATTACTGGCATTCTTTGGCGTGCATCAGATGGCTCTATCTCTCTTCCGCTTCATTGCAGCACTTGGAAGAACACAGATTGTGGCCAACACTCTTGGTACCTTTACATTGCTACTGGTTTTTGTTCTGGGTGGTTTCATTGTAGCCAAAG ATGATATTGAACCATGGATGATATGGGGATATTATGCTTCTCCAATGACGTATGGACAAAATGCGCTTGTCATCAATGAATTTCTTGATGACAGATGGAGTGCG CCCAACATCGATCAAAGAATTCCAGAACCCACAGTTGGAAAAGCTCTTCTCAAGGCAAGAGGCATGTTTGTGGATGGCTATTGGTATTGGATTTGTGTTGGTGCACTCATGGGGTTTTCTCTGCTCTTCAATATCTGTTTCATTGTAGCTCTGACATATTTGGACC CTCTGGGAGACTCAAAATCTGTCATTATTGATGAGGATAATGAAGAAAAGAGTGAGAAGCAGTTTTACTCTAACAAACCGCATGATCTGACCACCCCAGAAAGAAATTCAGCTACTGCCCCAATGTCTGAAG GTATTGATATGGAAGTAAGGAAAACTCGAGAAAGCACCAAATCAGTTGTCAAAGATGCAAATCATGCACCTACTAAAAGGGGAATGGTGTTGCCCTTCCAGCCCTTATCACTTGCATTTGAGCATGTGAATTACTATGTTGATATGCCTGCT GGAATGAAGAGCCAAGGAATTGAAGCGGATCGTCTCCAACTGCTGCGGGATGCTAGTGGTGCTTTCAGGCCAGGTATTCAAATAGCATTAGTTGGTGTCAGTGGTGCTGGAAAGACCACTTTGATGGATGTGTTAGCCGGAAGGAAAACAGGTGGATACATTGAAGGAAGTATCAGCATTTCTGGTTACCCCAAAAACCAAGCAACTTTCGCTCGTATTAGTGGTTACTGTGAGCAGAATGATATACATTCTCCAAATGTAACTGTTTATGAATCTCTTGTTTACTCTGCCTGGCTGCGCCTTGCTCCAGATGTCAAGAAGGAAACAAGGCAG GTGTTTGTTGAGGAAGTGATGGAATTGGTTGAGCTTCACCCCCTGAGGGATGCTTTGGTTGGCCTTCCCGGAATACATGGGCTTTCAACAGAACAGAGGAAGAGGCTGACAGTAGGTGTAGAATTGGTTGCTAACCCCTCCATCCTCTTCATGGATGAGCCAACGACAGGCCTTGATGCTAGAGCAGCCGCAGTTGTTATGCGTACTGTTAGAAACACAGTGGATACAGGGCGGACTGTTGTCTGCACCATTCACCAGCCAAGCATAGACATCTTTGAAGCTTTCGATGAG CTACTGCTGATGAAGAGAGGAGGACAAATCATTTATGCTGGAGCTCTTGGTCGCAATTCTCACAAGCTTGTAGAGTACTTTGAA GCTGTCCCGGGGGTTCCTAAAATCAGAGATGGTCAAAATCCTGCTACATGGATGCTGGAGATCAGCTCTGCTGCAGTTGAGGCTCAACTTGGTGTGGATTTTGCAGAAATTTATGCTAAATCTGAACTCTATCA GAGGAATCAAGAACTCATCAAAGAGCTGAGCACACCATCACCAGGATCCAAAGACCTTTATTTCCCCACCAAATACTCTCAAAGCTTTATTACTCAATGCAAGGCTTGCTTCTGGAAACAGCACTGGTCTTATTGGAGGAATCCTCCCTATAATGCTATCCGGTTCTTCTTGACCATAATTATTGGTGTTCTATTTGGAGTAATTTTCTGGAACAAAGGAGAGCAGAC AGACAAGGAACAAGATCTAATAAATCTGCTGGGAGCTATGTTTTCAGCTGTCTTCTTCCTTGGAGCCACCAACACTTCCTCAGTGCAGCCTGTTGTGGCAATTGAGAGAACAGTCTTCTACCGTGAAAGGGCAGCTGGGATGTATTCAGCATTGCCTTACGCATTTGCCCAG GTGGCCATAGAGGCAATTTACGTTGCAATCCAAACCTTGGTTTACTGTCTTCTCCTCTACTCTATGATGGGATTCTACTGGCGAGTGGACAAGTTCTTATGGTTCTACTACTACCTACTCATGTGCTTTATTTACTTCACATTGTATGGAATGATGATCGTAGCACTCACTCCCAACCATCAAATTGCTGCCATTGTTATGTCGTTTTTCCTAAGCTTTTGGAATCTCTTCTCTGGTTTTCTCATCCCTAGGATG CAAATACCAATATGGTGGAGGTGGTACTACTGGGCTTCCCCTGTTGCATGGACCATCTACGGACTAGTGACATCTCAGGTGGGCGACAAGGAGGATCCGGTTCAGGTACCTGGAGCAGGTGTCAAGTCAGTGAAGCTGTATCTTAAGGAGGCTTTAGGCTTTGAATATGATTTCCTGGGAGCGGTTGCGTTGGCTCATATTGGTTGGGTCCTCCTCTTCTTGTTCGTCTTTGCCTATGGCATTAAGTTCCTTAACTTCCAAAGGAGGTAA
- the LOC117928614 gene encoding uncharacterized protein LOC117928614: MQSRRLEDFAPQSPAARVRDRRLELGADSFSNSRRDAPERRSLSPQKLDVGRRIPGGDRRSSSVERRDYGWHLGGGGGGGGGNRVLSGSPPLAAVHKRPQFDDDDEVEEGVVMRRQLEIGRRGEVLREASSGFSGEANTSLKNLYGGYDHSSSRVRKDKALSYSDTRLSGSERHGMLVEKENTMEDGVRGYFRLAPDLGPASNYDETGGPLTSAFRDSDISRYKDETFRYRNSLPADKLPVMESSYKEGEKPMMYTRDISYTMVPSHRSKEIPSNTQFKEIASTSLSISRADLQVPYQDDPRLPSDEFPRNQTEPLGFRGYGRRQLLESERNSETELTDHQDYLYSKILARESHDYVYPSDDLYRKMPMLARVDYDHKDSLRPGIIERFVDNVDDIKVSSGNLRDRSIARHPTLQEQSSDYLDMKRTPNASKQGGLYLGSGSNLGSGHNRLEFGRQVSRDHDILNSGRQASRDHDILNSGRQVSRDHDILNSGVVQEHEFSRLRSHYVSGGDANPVSQKERLKIIPVADYDMEMHRLAIRRQRMKGEEHDIYDASDRILKRKHSMDEEVTRYNSRSIISSKWYTHVPRRFQGHLGDSVEEMYDEDLAGLASTKPTRMERNGYRHSERIFDGRDHRRGSAYDWLSSQDPLEYEEERPIKSYKPGGRYIKGQNRPSSLSWNNSYHFDKRSYPNKQHKVWKRIKEDYYEDVDANENDFDPSEEDWENPVKSEPPEDSEEFKQLVHKSFLKFSKKLNEHPSVRRRYKEQGQAGSLFCIVCGRSNSKEFMDTQRLVTHAYMSHKFGLRADHLGLHKAICVLLGWNSIVPPDTITWVPHVLPGDEALTQKEDLILWPPLVIIHNISISNSDPEEWKRVTIEALGAFLRGKGFGGGKFKMCLGKPADHSVMVVKFLGTFSGLEDAVKLHKYYAGNNHGRADLEKINYNNGKSSNSTEAGMQPDKPEEVVLYGYMGIAEDLDKLDFDSKRRCLIQSKQEIRELADAPVKPD; this comes from the exons ATGCAATCGCGACGGCTTGAAGATTTCGCGCCGCAGTCGCCGGCAGCGAGGGTGAGAGACCGCCGATTGGAACTGGGGGCGGACTCTTTCTCGAACTCTCGCCGGGATGCGCCGGAGAGGCGGAGTTTGAGCCCGCAAAAGCTGGATGTGGGTCGACGAATTCCGGGTGGTGATCGGAGGAGCAGTTCGGTTGAGAGGAGAGACTATGGCTGGCATTTGGGCGGCGGCGGAGGCGGAGGGGGAGGGAATCGGGTGCTTTCGGGGTCGCCGCCGCTGGCAGCCGTGCATAAAAGGCCTCAATTTGATGACGATGATGAGGTGGAAGAGGGGGTTGTCATGCGTAGGCAGCTGGAAATTGGGCGGAGAGGTGAAGTGCTGCGGGAGGCTTCGTCGGGTTTTAGTGGTGAAGCAAACACTAGTTTGAAGAATTTATATGGTGGTTATGATCATAGTAGTTCTAGAGTCCGAAAAGATAAAGCTTTGAGTTATAGCGACACCAGATTGTCTGGAAGTGAGAGGCATGGGATGCTGGTTGAGAAAGAGAATACAATGGAAGATGGTGTTAGAGGGTACTTTAGGTTGGCTCCTGATCTGGGTCCTGCCTCTAATTACGATGAAACTGGCGGGCCTTTGACATCTGCTTTTCGGGATTCTGATATAAGCCGGTATAAAGATGAAACATTTCGTTATAGGAATTCATTACCTGCAGATAAATTACCGGTCATGGAATCATCCTATAAAGAAGGCGAGAAACCCATGATGTATACCAGGGATATTTCATATACTATGGTGCCATCGCATCGATCCAAGGAAATACCAAGCAACACTCAGTTCAAGGAGATCGCGAGCACCTCTTTGAGCATTTCACGGGCTGATTTGCAGGTTCCTTACCAGGATGATCCACGTTTGCCTTCAGATGAGTTTCCACGGAATCAAACCGAACCTTTGGGTTTCCGTGGATATGGCCGAAGGCAGCTTCTTGAATCTGAAAGAAATTCTGAGACTGAATTGACAGATCATCAGGATTATCTATATTCCAAAATTTTGGCAAGGGAGAGCCACGATTATGTATATCCATCTGATGATTTATACAGAAAGATGCCGATGCTAGCTCGAGTAGACTATGATCATAAGGACTCATTAAGACCAGGTATTATTGAACGCTTTGTAGATAATGTTGATGACATTAAAGTTTCTAGTGGAAACCTGAGAGACAGAAGCATTGCACGCCATCCCACTTTACAAGAGCAGAGTTCAGACTACCTTGATATGAAAAGAACACCAAATGCATCAAAGCAGGGTGGGCTATATTTGGGTTCAGGAAGTAATTTGGGTTCAGGACATAATCGGCTTGAGTTTGGAAGGCAAGTTTCACGAGATCACGATATCTTGAATTCTGGAAGACAAGCTTCACGAGATCACGATATCTTGAATTCTGGTAGGCAAGTTTCACGAGATCATGATATCTTGAATTCTGGAGTAGTACAGGAACACGAATTCTCACGCCTTAGATCACATTATGTTTCTGGAGGAGATGCAAACCCAGTGTCTCAGAAAGAAAGATTAAAGATTATACCTGTGGCTGACTATGACATGGAAATGCATAGACTTGCTATAAGACGACAAAGAATGAAGGGAGAGGAGCATGACATTTATGACGCATCTGATAGGATCCTCAAGAGAAAGCACAGCATGGATGAAGAAGTAACTAGGTATAATTCTAGAAGTATTATTTCGAGTAAATGGTATACGCATGTGCCTAGAAGGTTTCAGGGTCATCTAGGTGATAGTGTTGAAGAGATGTATGATGAAGACCTGGCTGGTTTAGCTTCAACAAAACCAACAAGAATGGAGCGCAATGGATATAGACACTCTGAGAGGATTTTTGATGGCAGAGACCATCGTAGAGGTTCTGCTTATGATTGGCTATCATCTCAAGATCCATTAGAATATGAAGAAGAGCGACCAATCAAATCCTATAAGCCTGGTGGTAGATATATAAAGGGTCAAAATAGACCTAGCTCTCTAAGCTGGAATAACTCGTACCATTTTGATAAAAGAAGTTATCCAAACAAACAGCACAAAGTTtggaaaagaattaaagaagaTTATTATGAGGATGTGGatgcaaatgaaaatgattttgaccCATCAGAAGAAGATTGGGAAAATCCTGTAAAATCTGAGCCACCTGAGGACTCCGAAGAATTTAAGCAATTGGTGCATAAATCCTTCTTAAAGTTTTCCAAAAAGTTGAATGAACACCCATCTGTTCGAAGAAGATACAAGGAGCAAGGACAAGCTGGCAGTTTGTTCTGCATTGTTTGCGGCAGaag CAACTCCAAGGAGTTCATGGACACTCAGCGCTTGGTGACACATGCCTATATGTCTCACAAGTTTGGACTGAGAGCAGACCACTTGGGTCTTCACAAAGCAATTTGTGTTCTGTTGGGATGGAACAGCATTGTGCCCCCAGACACAATAACATGGGTTCCTCATGTGTTACCTGGTGATGAAGCTTTGACTCAGAAAGAGGACCTCATTCTCTGGCCACCACTTGTCATCATCCATAACATTTCTATTTCGAACAGTGATCCAGAAGAATGGAAGCGTGTAACCATTGAAGCGCTTGGGGCTTTTCTCAGAG GTAAAGGTTTTGGCGGGGGAAAATTCAAGATGTGCCTCGGTAAGCCTGCAGACCATAGTGTTATGGTGGTGAAGTTCTTGGGTACGTTTTCTGGACTGGAAGATGCAGTAAAGCTTCACAAGTATTATGCTGGGAATAATCATGGAAGAGCAGatcttgagaaaataaattacaacAATGGCAAAAGCAGCAACAGTACGGAAGCGGGAATGCAGCCAGACAAACCAGAGGAGGTTGTTCTATATGGGTACATGGGAATCGCAGAGGACTTGGACAAACTTGATTTTGACTCCAAGAGAAGGTGTTTGATTCAAAGCAAGCAGGAGATCCGGGAGCTTGCAGATGCCCCTGTTAAACCTGATTAG